The DNA sequence CTCGCAATCGAGTTGCCGTCCTGGGCATTCGGGAACTCCGGGACCCGCTTCAAGGTCTTCGGTACGCCGGGCACGCCTCGCACCGTCGAGGAGAAGATCGCCGACGCCGCCGTCGTCAACCGCCTCACCGGGTTGGCACCCTCGGTTGCGCTGCACATCCCCTGGGACATGACCGACGACTTCTCGGCGTTGGGACGGTACGCCGCCGACCACGGCGTGCGGCTCGGCACCATCAACTCCAACACCTTCCAGGACGACGACTACAAGTTCGGCAGCCTCACCCACATCGACAAGACCGTGCGCCAGAAGGCAATCGACCACCATCTGCGATGCATCGAGGTGATGAATGAGACCGGGTCGCGGGACCTCAAGATCTGGCTCGCCGACGGCACCAACTACCCCGGGCAGGGCGACATCCGGGCCCGGCAGGATCGCCTCGCCGAATCGCTGGCAACCATCTACCAGCACATCGGTGAGAGTCAGCGACTCGTGCTCGAATACAAGTTCTTCGAGCCGGCGATGTACATGACCGACGTGCCGGACTGGGGTACGTCGTACACGCAGGTCAGTGCTCTCGGCGAGCGAGCGATGGTCTGCCTCGACACCGGGCATCACGCACCCGGCACCAACATCGAGTTCATCGTGGCCCAGTTGCTGCGCCTGGGAAAGCTCGGGTCGTTCGATTTCAACTCGCGTTTCTACGCAGACGACGACCTGATCGTCGGGGCTGCTGACCCGTTCCAGTTGTTCCGCATCATGTGCGAGGTGATCCGCGGCGGCGGTCTCGACGCCGACTCCCCGGTGGCCCTCATGCTCGACCAATGCCACAACGTCGAAGAGAAGATCCCCGGGCAGATCCGCTCCGTGCTCAACGTGCAGGAGATGACAGCAAGAGCTCTGCTCGTCGACACCGACGCAATGGCCGCCGCACAAGAAGCGGGAGATGTGTTGGGTGCCAACGGAATCGTGATGGATGCGTTCTACACGGACGTGAGGCCGATGCTGGCCCAGTGGCGCACCGAACGTGGACTGCCCGCCGATCCGATGGCCGCGTTCGCGGCGTCGGGATACCGAGAACAGATGGCGACCGAGCGGGCCTCGGGCACCCAGTCGTCCTGGAACGCATGAGCTCACCGAAGGGAACTCCAATGACCGACAAAGCAGCCACAACCCAGGCACTCCCGAATACCAACCCCACCGTCAGCGCGCTGATCGAGCGGTCCAACCGACTCGGTTCCGACCCCAAGAACACCAACTATGCCGGCGGCAACACCTCTGCCAAAGGCACCGACATCGACCCGGTCACCGGCGCCGACGTCGACTTGATGTGGGTCAAGGGATCCGGCGGAGACCTCGGCACACTGACCGAGAAGGGCCTGGCCGTTCTGCGCCTGGATCGGCTCCGGTCCTTGGTCGACGTGTACCCCGGTGTCGAGCGCGAAGACGAGATGGTCGCGGCGTTCGACTACACGCTGCACGGGCGCGGTGGCGCAGCGCCGTCGATCGACACCGCCATGCACGGTCTCGTCGACGCCGCCCATGTCGACCACCTGCATCCTGACTCCGGGATCGCCATCGCCACCGCTGCGGACGGTGAGGCCATCACCAAGCAGATCTACGGCGACCGGGTGATCTGGATCCCGTGGCAGCGACCGGGTTTTCAGCTCGGTCTCGACATCGCCGAACACAAGCGCCGCAATCCGCAGGCCATCGGGACCATCCTCGGTGGACACGGCATCACAGCGTGGGGTGAGACGTCCGAAGAAGCCGAGGCGAACTCACTGGAGATCATCAGGGCGGCCGAAGAGTACATCGCCCGCAACGGGCGACCGCAGCCTTTCGGCCCGGCGCTGCGTGGGTTCGGGCCGCTGCCCGACGACGAGAGGCGGGCCAAGGCGGCGGCACTGGCGCCGACACTGCGCGGTCTGGTGAGCACCGACAATCCTCAGGTCGGTCACTTCACGGACACCGATCCCGTCCTCGAATTCCTCTCTGCCGCAGAGCATCCGCAGCTGGCAGCCCTCGGCACCTCCTGCCCCGATCACTTCCTGCGCACCAAGGTGAAGCCGATGGTGCTCGATCTGCCTGCCGACGCATCCGTGGACGACTGCATCGCCCGACTGAAGGAGCTCCACGCCGCGTACCGCAAGGACTACACGGCCTACTACGAGCGGCACGCCACCCCCGGCTCCCCCGCCATGCGCGGTGCCGATCCGGCGATCGTGCTGATCCCCGGGGTCGGGATGTTCAGCTACGGAAAGGACAAACAGACCGCGCGGGTTGCCGCTGAGTTCTACCTCAACGCCATCAACGTGATGCGCGGCGCCGAGGCCATCTCGCACTACCGCCCCATCGACGAGGCCGAGAAGTTCCGGATCGAATACTGGGCCCTGGAAGAGGCCAAACTGGCCCGGATGCCGAAACCGAAGCCACTGGCGACGCGCATCGCGCTTGTCACCGGGGCAGCTTCGGGTATCGGCAAGGCCATCGCGCAGCGCCTGGCCGCCGAGGGTGCCTGCGTGGTGATCGCCGATCTCGACGCCGACAAGGCACAGGCAGCCGCCGAGGAGATCGGCTCGCCCGACGTGGCAATCGGCATCCGTGCCGACGTCACCGACGAAGAGCAGGTGCAAGCAGCGGTCGACGCGTGCGTGCTGGCCTTCGGAGGTATCGACCTGGTGGTGAACAATGCCGGCCTTTCATTGTCGAAGTCGTTGCTGGACACCACTAGTGCAGACTGGGACCTGCAGCACAACGTGATGGCCCGTGGCTCCTTCCTGGTGTCGAAGGCGGCAGCCAAGGCCCTCATCGAGCAGCAGATGGGCGGCGACATCCTCTACATCTCGTCGAAGAACTCGGTGTTCGCCGGCCCGAACAACATCGCCTACTCGGCGACCAAGGCCGACCAGGCACATCAGGTTCGCCTGCTCGCGGCAGAGCTCGGAGAACACGGCGTGAAGGTGAACGGCATCAACCCCGATGGCGTTGTGCGCGGCTCGGGAATCTTCGCCGGTGGATGGGGCGCCAAACGTGCTGCGGTGTACGGAGTGCCGGAGGAAGAGCTCGGTGAGTTCTACGCGCAGCGCACCCTGCTCAAACGTGAAGTGCTGCCGGAGAACATCGCCAACGCGGCGTTTGTCCTGTGCAGCGCGGACATGTCGCACACGACCGGCCTGCACGTGCCGGTCGACGCCGGTGTGGCGGCGGCTTTCCTGCGATGACGAGGTCAGGGCCGACACGGCAGCTGGTGGCGGTGGATCTCGGCGCCACCAGCGGCCGGGTCATGCTCGCCGAGGTCGGTGGCGGACAGCTACGCATCGAGCAACTCACCCGCTTCGCAAACGGGCCCCTACCGATCTGGGACGGGACCCGGACGGGCCTGCACTGGGATGTGCCCGGGCTCTTTGCGCACATCCGAGAGGGGCTGGCACTGGCCGCGAGGCGGGCGCCCGACCTGACGGGTATCGGGATCGACTCGTGGGCGGTGGACTACGGATTGCTCCGCGACGGACGCCTGCTCGGTCTGCCCTACCACTACCGCGACGACCGATCGTCCGTCGGCACCGAGATCGTGCACAACGCCGTGTCGCCGGAGATCCTCTACTCGCGCAACGGCCTTCAGTTCCTGCCGTTCAACACCGTGTACCAGTTGGCCGCGGAGAAGGCGTGCGGCACCCTGGAGTTGGCCGACCACGCACTGCTCATCCCCGACCTCATCGGATACTGGCTGACCGGTCAGATGCGCACCGAGCGCACAAACGCCTCGACAACCGGACTGCTCGACATCTACGGGGACTGGGACGACGACCTGATGTCGACACTGGGCTTCCCGACAGACCTGTTCGGTCCGCTGATCGAGCCCGGTTGCGAACTCGGGCAGGTGTTGCCGTCGGTCGGTTCGAGTCTGGGTGTGCCAGGGGGTGTGACAGTGAACGCGGTCGCATCCCACGACACCGCATCGGCCGTCGCCGCTGTACCGATGAATTCCGACAATGCCGCCTACATCTCCTGCGGCACGTGGGGCCTGGTCGGTGTGGAACTGGCGCACCGGGTGGTGGATCAGGCCGCCCGCTCGGCGAACTTCACCAATGAGGTCGGTGCCGATGGCCGTATCCGCTTCCTGCGCAACGTCATGGGTTTGTGGTTGCTCAGCGAATCGGTACGGCAATGGGAACGCGAGGGCACCGTGATCGACCTCCCCGACCTGATCGACGGGGCCACCTTCGCCCGACCTCCGGCCCAGGTCTTCGACACCGACGCCGACGAGTTCCTGACCCCTGGCGACATGCCTTCGCGCATCTCGAGGTGGTACACCCAGCGGGGCCTACCGGCCCCGAACGGGCATGCCGAGATGGTGCGCGCCATCTTGGAGAGTCTGGCCGCCGCTTTTGCCGAACGCGTGCAACAGGCCGCGCAGCTGTCGGCGACCGAGGTACGCACCGTGCACATGGTCGGCGGCGGTGCTCAGAACCGCCTCCTGTGCCAGCTGACCGCCGACCGGCTCGGTCTGCCGGTGCTCGCCGGCCCGGTGGAGGCCACCGCCATCGGCAACGTACTGATCTCAGCCCGCACACAACAACTGATCGGCGCCGATCTCACCGCTGCTCGCGCGATGGTCGCGGCGGCCTTCCCCCACAGCAGTATGATCCGCGACCAGCGGCTCTGAGAAAGGCATGACGATGAAGCGGCAGATTCCCAAGCCCCACGACCTCGCCCCCTTGATGCAGTTCAAGAAGCCCGAGTTCAACGGCAAGAAGCGACGTCTCGAGGCCGCCCTGACCATCGAGGACTTGCGCACCATCGCCAAACGCCGGACCCCGCGCGCGGCGTTCGACTACACGGACGGGTCGGCCGAGGCAGAGCTGTCCATCGCCCGCGCCCGTCAGGCCTTCGCCGACATCGAGTTCCATCCGGCGATCCTTCGAGACGTGTCCAAGGTCTCCACCGGCTGGGACGTGCTGGGCGGCCCGGTGCAGCTGCCGTTCGGTATCGCACCCACCGGCTTCACCCGGATGATGCAGACCGAAGGCGAGATCGCCGGTGCCCACGCCGCCGCGCGTGCAGGCATCCCGTTCTCGCTGTCCACCATGGGAACTGCATCCATCGAGGATGTGAAGGCCGCGAACCCGCTCGGCCGCAACTGGTTCCAGCTCTACATGTGGAAGGAACGCGAGCGGTCGATGGCGCTTGTCGACCGCGCAGCCAAGGCCGGGTACGACACCCTGCTGGTGACCGTGGACGTACCGGTCGCCGGGGCCCGACTGCGGGACAAGCGCAACGGGATGTCGATACCCCCGGCCCTGACGCCAGGAACCGTCATCAACGCATTGCCCCGCCCCCAATGGTGGATCGACTTCCTGACCACCGAACCGCTGGCCTTCGCGTCGCTGGACCGCTGGTCGGGGACGGTCGCGGAACTGCTGGACACGATGTTCGACCCCACGGTCACCTTCGACGACCTTGCCTGGATCCGCGCCCAGTGGCCCGGCAAGCTGGTGGTCAAAGGCATCCAGACGGTGGCCGACGCCAAGGCCGTCGTCGACCTCGGGGTGGACGGGCTGGTGCTGTCCAATCACGGCGGCAGGCAACTCGATCGGGCCCCGATCCCGTTCCACCTGTTGCCCCACGTCGCAGCCGAGCTGGGCCGCGACACCGAGATCATCCTCGACACCGGCATCATGTCGGGCGCGGACATCGTGGCGGCGGTTGCGCTCGGAGCCCGGTTCACCCTCATCGGCCGGGCCTACCTGTACGGCTTGATGGCGGGCGGCGAGGCCGGCGTCAACCGCGCCGTCGACATCCTCGCCGAGCAGATCGAACGCACCATGCGACTGCTCGGAGTCACCTGTCTCGAAGAGCTCAATCCCGGGCACGTCACCCAACTCGTCCGGCTCGCCCCGATGCCCGCACACGCCCCGTCGCCGGAGACGACCCGATAGCCTTTCGGACAGATACCCGTTCGACCGATCACCCGGTCTGCGGTCCCTGCGTGGCGTCGAGAGGAGCGTGCGGCGGTGGCAGTGAGCGTTCGCGACGTCGCCGCTGCGGCAGAGGTGTCCGTCGGGACGGTCTCCAACGTCCTCAACGCACCGGAGAAGGTTGCCCCCACCACCGTCGAACGGGTCCATCGAGCCATCGCCGACCTCGGATTCGTCCGCAACGATGCGGCCCGTCAGCTCAAGGCGGGCCGGTCACGGTGTGTCGGGCTGATCGTCCTCGACGTCGGTAACCCCTTCTTCACCGACCTGGCGCGGGCGGCCGAACGCAGGGCCGCCGAGAACCGGCTCACGGTACTCCTCGGGACCTCGGACGATGACCCGGCACGAGAACGCGCATACGTCGAAACCTTTGACGAACAGCGCGTTTACGGTGTCCTGGTCTCCCCCGTCGGAGACGACCTGAGCCGTCTCGCCGAGCTCCACCGACGCGGGACCCCCGTGGTCCTGGTGGACCGTCGTGGCGAGGGGAGCCCATTTTCGTCGGTGGCAGTCGACGATGTCGCCGGGGGCAGACTCGCCTGCGAACATCTCTGCGCCATCGGTCGCCGGCGCATCGCCTTCATCGGCGGACCGGCAAATCTTCACCAGGTCGCCGACCGGTTACGCGGTGCACGCAAGGCGGTTGCCGAGGTCCAGGACGCCGAGCTCGAGGTCATCACGACGGGCGCCCTGAGCGTGCTCGCGGGCCGCGCTGCCGGCGAGGGCATCGGTTCGCGACCGGCTGCCGACCGTCCCGACGCCATCTTCTGCGCCAACGACCTGCTGGCCATCGGCGTACTGCAAGCACTGACGATGCTCGGAGACGTGTCGGTTCCCGGAGACATCGCGCTGATCGGGTACGACGACATCGACTTCGCACAGTCAGCCGTCGTTCCCCTCTCGTCGATCCGTCAGCCCAGCGGTCAGCTCGGGACTCACGCGGTGGACCTGCTGCTCGCCGAGACGGACAGGGCTCCGGGCGCCGGTCCCGAGCACATTCTCTTCCAGCCGGAACTGGTCGCCCGCGCCTCCACCGTGGGCGCGACATCGAGCGATCAGCCCATCGACATCTGACACCGCTGGCGCACGCCCCGCAATCGTGAAACACTCGTTGTCAGATGTGAACGGGGTCACAAGGAGGCAGCGCGTGCACGAAGAGAAGACCACCTATTGCCGGATCTGCGAACCGCTCTGCGGGATGATCGCCACCGTCGAGGACGGGAAACTGCTATCGCTGCGGCCGGACAAGCAGAACCCGTTGTCCAAGGGCTTCGCCTGCCCCAAAGGCATCGCCTTCACGGAGATCGTCAACGACCCCGACCGCGTTCTGCACCCCCTGCGCAAGAACGAGTTCGGCGAGTTCGAAAAGGTCTCCTGGGACACCGCGATGTCCGACATCACCTCTCGCCTCGGCGCGATCCACCGCCGTGACGGTGCCGGCAGCATCGGATGGTATTTCGGCAATCCGGCAACATTCTCCACCGGCCACACACTCTGGGTGGCCAACTTCACGACGCTGCTGGGCACACCACACGTCTACTCGGCCGGGTCGCAAGACGTCAACAACCGATTCGTGGCAAGTCACTTCCTCTACGGCACCCCGGTTGCCGCACCCATTCCCGACATCAACCGGGTGCAGTTCCTGGTGATCATCGGCGCCAATCCCGTTGTCTCCCACGGCAGTGTGATGAGTTCACCGCGTATCCGGGAAAGCCTGCAGGCCATCACGAACCGCGGTGGACGCGTGCTGGTGATCGACCCTCGCCGCACCGAGACCGCCCGCGAGTTCGAATGGCAGCCGATCGTCCCGGATACCGACGCGCTGCTGCTCCTGTCGCTCCTGCACGTCATGTTCGCCGAGAAGCTCGCCGACGAGGATCAGCTGGCCGAGCAATCCACCGGTATCGAGTCGATCAAAGAACTGGCCGCCGGTTTCGCTCCCGAGGTGACCGCCGATCGCACGGGCATCGATCCCCACACCGTGCGCGATTTGGCCCGCACGCTGGTGGTCACCGACCGCGCCGCGATCTACGGCCGGATCGGGACGTCGCTGGGTCGCGCAGGCACCCTCACCACCGCGTTGCTCGACATCGTCAACCTCGTCGCCGGCAACCTCGACGTCGCCGGCGGATCGATGTTCGGCGATCTGGGCATCCCCGGACAACGCCTGGGAGTGGCAGCGCTGCAACATGTCTCGCGGTTCGCGTGGAACGGCCGGCGCAGCAGGGTCGGCGATCTGCCGCAGGTTCTGGGCACCGCTCCGGCCTCGGTGATGGCCAAGGAGATGCTCACCCCGGGCAGAGGACAACTCAAGGCCCTGTTCGTGAGCGCCGGCAATCCGGTTCTGTCGGTGCCCAACGGCGACGAACTCTCCAAGGCGCTCGGCGACCTGGAGTTGATGGTGTCCCTCGACTTCTATCAGAACGAGACCAACGCTCACGCCGACTACATCCTGCCCACCACCACGATGTACGAGCGCTCCGACTTCCTCCTCCCCTTCCAGGCCCTGTTCACCACGCCCTTCAAACAGGCCACCGAAGCCGTCATCCCGCCTCGCGGGGAAGCGCGCGAGGAATGGGAGATCATCAACGAGCTCGTGGCGTCGCTTGCCAAACAGGCACCGCTGTTGGGCGGGCTGCACCTGTTCAACAAGTTCGCCGGTCTGGTCGGCAAGCCGTGGACCCCTACGAGGCTCTCCGATCTGGTGGTGCGCATCGGGATCGGCGGTGACCGTTTCGGTCTTCGCCGCGGTGGCCTCACCTTCGAGAAGCTGATCAACAAGTTCCCGCACGGCAAGATAGTCGCCGACAATCTCGAGCCCGGTCAGCTGCGCAAGATCGTCACCCATCGAGCGCGCAAGATCCGGTTGGACGCGCCCGAGTTGCTCGCCGAGATCGACCGCCTCGAGCGTGATACCGACCCCGGCTACCCTTTACGGCTCATCGGCATGCGCGAGATCCGTTCGGAGAACAGCTGGCAACACAACGCCCCGATGTTGTTGCGCGGCGGCAGGACTCATGCGGCCCGCATGCACCCCACCGATGCCGCCGACCGAGGAATCGCGGAGGGCGAGCTGATCAGTGTCGCGTCGCGGCACGGTCAGATCGCGCTTCCGGTGACGCTGACGGACGACATCAAACAGGGCGTCGTCGCCATCCCACACGGCTGGGGCCACAACGGGAACGGCGGGTGGACCAGAGCGAACGACGCCGCGAGCAACGACCTCGGCACCGGCGGGGTCAACGTCAACAAGCTCATCTCCTCGGACCCCAAGGATCTCGAGCGCCTGGCAGGGATGGCCAACATGACCGGCGTGCCGATCCAGGTTGCCGCCCTCGACCGCACGTCCGACTCCATCCGCGACCGGCTGAGCGCGTCATCGGACATGGTCGCCTCCGGCGAGTAGGTCCGGGTACCCGCTAAGTTGGCCGGGTGAGAGCACTTCTGCAGAGGGTCACCGAAGCGTCGGTCGAGGTCGAAGGTGAGGTGGTCGGCCGGATCGAACCCGGCGATGGTCGCCATGGCCTGGTCGCGCTCATCGGGGTGACGCACACCGATGGCGCCGACGAAGCCAGGACCCTCGCCGACAAGATCTGGCGGCTCCGGATTCTCGAAGGAGAGAAGTCAGCTGCCGACCTCGGCGCACCGATTCTCGTGATCAGTCAGTTCACCCTGTACGCCAACACCACCAAAGGACGTCGGCCGTCCTGGAATGCGGCAGCGCCGGGTTCGGTGGCAGAACCACTCGTGGACGAGGTGGTCGCAGCGCTGCGGTCGTCGGGTGCCGAAGTGGCGACCGGCCGGTTCGGGGCGCACATGCAGGTCAACCTGGTCAACGACGGCCCGGTGACCATCATGTTGGAGGTCTGAGACCCGATTTTGGTGGGTTCCGGTGAACCTGACCTGCAGGTTTACCCACCCGAACCCACCACTATGGGATTACGGGCGGACGGTGAGGATGCGAGGACCGTCGGAGGTGACCACAACGGTGTGCTCCCAATGCGAGGCACGGGTGCCGTCGTTGGTGATGACGGTCCAACCGTCGTCGAGCACGGTGGTTTCCACCGTGCCGAGGGTGAGCATGGGCTCGATCGCGAGCGTGGATCCGATCACCAGCTGCGGGCCCCGGCCCGCCTTGCCCTCATTCGGCAGGAACGGGTCCAGATGCATCTCGCGTCCGATGCCGTGGCCGCCGTATCCGTCCACGATGCCGAAGGTCCGGCCGTAGGTCTTCTCCGCAGCACGCGTGGCTGTCTCGATCGCGTGCGAGATGTCGGTGAGTCGGCCGCCGTCGACCATCGCGGCAATACCTGCCTCCATGGCCAGCCGGGTCGCGTCGTTGAGGTCCTGATCGGCCGCCGACAGGTCACCGACCCCGAAGGTCCACGCGGAGTCACCGTGCCAGCCGTCGAGAATCGCTCCACAGTCGATGGACACCAGGTCGTGCTCGGCGAGCACCACGTCCTTGGACGGGATGCCGTGCACCACAACATCGTTGACCGACGAACAGATGGAGCCCGTGAACCCGTGGTAGCCGAGAAACGATGGGACGGCCCCGGCCTCGCGGATCACCGACTCGGCGACCTCGTCCAGTTCCAGGGTGGAGACACCTGCCTTGGCGGCTTCGCGTACGGCAACCAGCGCGCGGCCGACAACCTCACCGGCAGCGGCCATGGCGTCCACCTCGCCCGCCGAACGGAACGGAACGGGCTTGGGTTTACGAAACCCCATCAGAACCTACAACTCTCAGATGTTCAGGCGCCGATGGCCCGCAACACGCGCTGGTGAACCTCGTTGACGTCACCCATGGCGTCGATGGTCTTGACCGTGTCGGCGTAGTACTCGAGCAGCGGCGCCGTCTCCGTGAGGTAGACCTGCATGCGGTTGCGGATCACTTCTTCGGTGTCGTCCGCACGTCCGCGAGCCAGCATCCGCTTGACCACAACATCTTCGTCGACGCCGAACGACAGCACCGCATCGAGCTTGGTGTCGAGCTCATCGAGGATGTGTGTGAGCGCATCGGCCTGGTCGGTCGATCGGGGGAAACCGTCGAGGATGAATCCCTTGGCGGCATCCGGCTCGGCAACGCGAGCGCGAACCATGTCGATCGTGATCTCTGACGGCACCAGATTGCCGGCATCGAGGTACTTCTTCGCTTCGAGCCCGATCGGAGTGCCCTGCGAGATGTTGGCGCGGAACAGGTCTCCGGTGGAGATGTGCGGGATTCCCAGGCTTTCCGAGATGAGTTCCGCCTGCGTACCCTTGCCGGCGCCGGGCGGGCCGAGAATCACCAGTCTCACTTGAGAAACCCTTCATACTTGCGCTGCATGAGCTGCGAATTGACCTGTTTGACGGTGTCCAACCCGACGCCGACCATGATCAGCACCGCGGTGCCGCCAAACGGGATGTTCTGCACCGATCCCGAATTGCCGATCTCGAGGAAGAGGTTGGGCAACACGGCGATGGTGCCGAGATAGATGGAGCCGGGCAGAGTGATCCGGCTCAACACGTAGCCGAGGTAGTCCGCCGTGGGCTGGCCCGGGCGGATGCCCGGGATGAAGCCGCCGTACTTCTTCATCTCGTCCGCACGCTCTTGTGGGTTGAACGTGATCGCCACATAGAAGTACGTGAAGAAGATGATCATCAAGAAGTAGACGAGGATGTAGACCGGATTGCTCGGGTCCACCAGATACGTCTGGATCTGACGCTGCCACCACGAGGGTTCCTCGGTGGAACTCTGCGTCAGCTGGAGGATCAGGTTCGGCAGGTACAGCAAGGACGACGCGAAGATGACGGGGATGACGCCGGCCTGGTTCACCTTCAACGGGAGGTAGGTGGACGAACCGCCGTACATCTTGCGGCCGACCATCCGCTTGGCATATTGCACCGGGATACGGCGCTGACCCTGTTCGATGAACACCACGCCGGCGACGATGGCCAGTGCGGCCAGCAGCACCAGGAAGAAGACCAGGCCACCACGGGTGTCGAGGATGGTCTTGCCCTCGGACGGGATGCGGGCGGCGATACCGGCGAAGATCATCAGCGACATACCGTTGCCGATGCCACGCTCGGTGATCAATTCACCGAACCACATCACCACGAGCGCGCCCGCAGTCATCACGAGGACGATGATGAACAGCCCGAAGATCGACTGATCCCGCAGGATCTGATCACCGTTCTCACACTCGGGCAGCAGATCGCCACGGTCGGCGAGAGCGACGATGCCGGTGGACTGCAACAAGGCCAGGGCGAGCGTCAGATACCGCGTGTACTGCGTCATCTTCGCCTGGCCGGACTGGCCCTCTTTACGCAGCTGCTCGAAACGTGGGATCACCACGGTCAACAGCTGAACGATGATGCTGGCGGTGATGAACGGCATGATGCCGATGGCGAACACCGACAACTGGAGCAGGGCTCCACCGGAGAACATGTTGATCAGGGAGTAGATGCCGGCCGAGTCGCCCTGAGACGCCGCGTCCAGACACTGCTGA is a window from the Williamsia sp. DF01-3 genome containing:
- a CDS encoding LacI family DNA-binding transcriptional regulator yields the protein MAVSVRDVAAAAEVSVGTVSNVLNAPEKVAPTTVERVHRAIADLGFVRNDAARQLKAGRSRCVGLIVLDVGNPFFTDLARAAERRAAENRLTVLLGTSDDDPARERAYVETFDEQRVYGVLVSPVGDDLSRLAELHRRGTPVVLVDRRGEGSPFSSVAVDDVAGGRLACEHLCAIGRRRIAFIGGPANLHQVADRLRGARKAVAEVQDAELEVITTGALSVLAGRAAGEGIGSRPAADRPDAIFCANDLLAIGVLQALTMLGDVSVPGDIALIGYDDIDFAQSAVVPLSSIRQPSGQLGTHAVDLLLAETDRAPGAGPEHILFQPELVARASTVGATSSDQPIDI
- a CDS encoding molybdopterin-dependent oxidoreductase → MHEEKTTYCRICEPLCGMIATVEDGKLLSLRPDKQNPLSKGFACPKGIAFTEIVNDPDRVLHPLRKNEFGEFEKVSWDTAMSDITSRLGAIHRRDGAGSIGWYFGNPATFSTGHTLWVANFTTLLGTPHVYSAGSQDVNNRFVASHFLYGTPVAAPIPDINRVQFLVIIGANPVVSHGSVMSSPRIRESLQAITNRGGRVLVIDPRRTETAREFEWQPIVPDTDALLLLSLLHVMFAEKLADEDQLAEQSTGIESIKELAAGFAPEVTADRTGIDPHTVRDLARTLVVTDRAAIYGRIGTSLGRAGTLTTALLDIVNLVAGNLDVAGGSMFGDLGIPGQRLGVAALQHVSRFAWNGRRSRVGDLPQVLGTAPASVMAKEMLTPGRGQLKALFVSAGNPVLSVPNGDELSKALGDLELMVSLDFYQNETNAHADYILPTTTMYERSDFLLPFQALFTTPFKQATEAVIPPRGEAREEWEIINELVASLAKQAPLLGGLHLFNKFAGLVGKPWTPTRLSDLVVRIGIGGDRFGLRRGGLTFEKLINKFPHGKIVADNLEPGQLRKIVTHRARKIRLDAPELLAEIDRLERDTDPGYPLRLIGMREIRSENSWQHNAPMLLRGGRTHAARMHPTDAADRGIAEGELISVASRHGQIALPVTLTDDIKQGVVAIPHGWGHNGNGGWTRANDAASNDLGTGGVNVNKLISSDPKDLERLAGMANMTGVPIQVAALDRTSDSIRDRLSASSDMVASGE
- a CDS encoding bifunctional aldolase/short-chain dehydrogenase is translated as MTDKAATTQALPNTNPTVSALIERSNRLGSDPKNTNYAGGNTSAKGTDIDPVTGADVDLMWVKGSGGDLGTLTEKGLAVLRLDRLRSLVDVYPGVEREDEMVAAFDYTLHGRGGAAPSIDTAMHGLVDAAHVDHLHPDSGIAIATAADGEAITKQIYGDRVIWIPWQRPGFQLGLDIAEHKRRNPQAIGTILGGHGITAWGETSEEAEANSLEIIRAAEEYIARNGRPQPFGPALRGFGPLPDDERRAKAAALAPTLRGLVSTDNPQVGHFTDTDPVLEFLSAAEHPQLAALGTSCPDHFLRTKVKPMVLDLPADASVDDCIARLKELHAAYRKDYTAYYERHATPGSPAMRGADPAIVLIPGVGMFSYGKDKQTARVAAEFYLNAINVMRGAEAISHYRPIDEAEKFRIEYWALEEAKLARMPKPKPLATRIALVTGAASGIGKAIAQRLAAEGACVVIADLDADKAQAAAEEIGSPDVAIGIRADVTDEEQVQAAVDACVLAFGGIDLVVNNAGLSLSKSLLDTTSADWDLQHNVMARGSFLVSKAAAKALIEQQMGGDILYISSKNSVFAGPNNIAYSATKADQAHQVRLLAAELGEHGVKVNGINPDGVVRGSGIFAGGWGAKRAAVYGVPEEELGEFYAQRTLLKREVLPENIANAAFVLCSADMSHTTGLHVPVDAGVAAAFLR
- a CDS encoding rhamnulokinase family protein, encoding MTRSGPTRQLVAVDLGATSGRVMLAEVGGGQLRIEQLTRFANGPLPIWDGTRTGLHWDVPGLFAHIREGLALAARRAPDLTGIGIDSWAVDYGLLRDGRLLGLPYHYRDDRSSVGTEIVHNAVSPEILYSRNGLQFLPFNTVYQLAAEKACGTLELADHALLIPDLIGYWLTGQMRTERTNASTTGLLDIYGDWDDDLMSTLGFPTDLFGPLIEPGCELGQVLPSVGSSLGVPGGVTVNAVASHDTASAVAAVPMNSDNAAYISCGTWGLVGVELAHRVVDQAARSANFTNEVGADGRIRFLRNVMGLWLLSESVRQWEREGTVIDLPDLIDGATFARPPAQVFDTDADEFLTPGDMPSRISRWYTQRGLPAPNGHAEMVRAILESLAAAFAERVQQAAQLSATEVRTVHMVGGGAQNRLLCQLTADRLGLPVLAGPVEATAIGNVLISARTQQLIGADLTAARAMVAAAFPHSSMIRDQRL
- a CDS encoding alpha-hydroxy acid oxidase, with protein sequence MKRQIPKPHDLAPLMQFKKPEFNGKKRRLEAALTIEDLRTIAKRRTPRAAFDYTDGSAEAELSIARARQAFADIEFHPAILRDVSKVSTGWDVLGGPVQLPFGIAPTGFTRMMQTEGEIAGAHAAARAGIPFSLSTMGTASIEDVKAANPLGRNWFQLYMWKERERSMALVDRAAKAGYDTLLVTVDVPVAGARLRDKRNGMSIPPALTPGTVINALPRPQWWIDFLTTEPLAFASLDRWSGTVAELLDTMFDPTVTFDDLAWIRAQWPGKLVVKGIQTVADAKAVVDLGVDGLVLSNHGGRQLDRAPIPFHLLPHVAAELGRDTEIILDTGIMSGADIVAAVALGARFTLIGRAYLYGLMAGGEAGVNRAVDILAEQIERTMRLLGVTCLEELNPGHVTQLVRLAPMPAHAPSPETTR
- the rhaI gene encoding L-rhamnose isomerase encodes the protein MTAVNAPGSLLENLAIELPSWAFGNSGTRFKVFGTPGTPRTVEEKIADAAVVNRLTGLAPSVALHIPWDMTDDFSALGRYAADHGVRLGTINSNTFQDDDYKFGSLTHIDKTVRQKAIDHHLRCIEVMNETGSRDLKIWLADGTNYPGQGDIRARQDRLAESLATIYQHIGESQRLVLEYKFFEPAMYMTDVPDWGTSYTQVSALGERAMVCLDTGHHAPGTNIEFIVAQLLRLGKLGSFDFNSRFYADDDLIVGAADPFQLFRIMCEVIRGGGLDADSPVALMLDQCHNVEEKIPGQIRSVLNVQEMTARALLVDTDAMAAAQEAGDVLGANGIVMDAFYTDVRPMLAQWRTERGLPADPMAAFAASGYREQMATERASGTQSSWNA